In the genome of Nocardioides marmoribigeumensis, one region contains:
- a CDS encoding sensor histidine kinase, whose protein sequence is MAGTVRRERRGSSVARQVFALQLLIVLVLIVVATVLAYVDARASQLDDARRRSVDIALSVADSPAVASALRTSDPSSRIQPFAEEVRRDTATDFVVVMGLDRTRYSHPNPALIGKKFIGDLGGAPEGKVFTQEYAGTLGPSMRAVVPVREGGDVVALVSVGIRLDKIDAAVWARVARLSLVAIGLLGLGIAGAWVINRRLRRQTHGMGEQEITRMYEFYDAVLHAVREGLLLLDPDGRLQLANDEAVRLLGLPADVRGRTLPELGVPLDPSGAMIDEIHLLDDRVLLVSQAPAAWEGRLLGSVVTLRDHTELTEVTGRLDAVQQLSDTLRAQTHEAANQMHTVVSLIELGRPDEAAGFAVRQSLAAQGLADRVRGVGEAPVLAAILLGKTGVAAERGIDLEVDPASSVEGLPLDDSELVTVVGNLLDNAFDAVASAAERRVVVRLEADDRWLALDVDDSGPGLDADAAERAFERGWSTKPGDPTGRGLGLALVAQVARRHGGTIEAGRSALGGARFSVRLGEEP, encoded by the coding sequence GTGGCCGGGACCGTGCGTCGGGAGCGCCGCGGGTCGTCCGTGGCGCGGCAGGTCTTCGCCCTCCAGCTGCTGATCGTGCTGGTCCTGATCGTCGTCGCCACGGTCCTGGCGTACGTCGACGCGCGCGCCTCGCAGCTCGACGACGCCCGGCGCCGCTCGGTCGACATCGCCCTCTCGGTCGCCGACTCCCCGGCCGTCGCCTCCGCGCTGCGGACCTCCGACCCCTCGAGCCGGATCCAGCCCTTCGCCGAGGAGGTGCGCCGCGACACCGCCACCGACTTCGTCGTGGTGATGGGCCTGGACCGCACCCGCTACTCCCACCCCAACCCGGCACTGATCGGCAAGAAGTTCATCGGCGACCTCGGGGGCGCGCCGGAGGGCAAGGTGTTCACCCAGGAGTACGCCGGCACGCTCGGCCCCTCGATGCGCGCGGTCGTGCCCGTGCGCGAGGGCGGCGACGTGGTCGCGCTGGTGAGCGTCGGCATCCGGCTCGACAAGATCGACGCGGCGGTCTGGGCCCGGGTGGCGCGGCTCTCCCTCGTCGCGATCGGCCTGCTGGGGCTGGGGATCGCGGGCGCGTGGGTGATCAACCGCCGCCTGCGCCGCCAGACCCACGGGATGGGCGAGCAGGAGATCACGCGGATGTACGAGTTCTACGACGCGGTGCTCCACGCCGTCCGCGAGGGCCTGCTCCTGCTCGACCCCGACGGCCGGCTCCAGCTGGCCAACGACGAGGCGGTGCGGCTCCTCGGCCTCCCCGCCGACGTCCGGGGGCGGACCCTGCCCGAGCTCGGCGTGCCGCTCGACCCGTCGGGGGCGATGATCGACGAGATCCACCTGCTCGACGACCGGGTGCTCCTGGTGTCCCAGGCCCCCGCCGCCTGGGAGGGCCGGTTGCTCGGGTCGGTCGTCACCCTGCGCGACCACACCGAGCTGACCGAGGTCACCGGCCGCCTCGACGCGGTCCAGCAGCTGTCGGACACCCTGCGCGCCCAGACCCACGAGGCCGCCAACCAGATGCACACCGTCGTCTCGCTGATCGAGCTCGGCCGGCCCGACGAGGCGGCCGGGTTCGCGGTCCGGCAGAGCCTCGCCGCCCAGGGGCTCGCCGACCGGGTCCGAGGTGTCGGCGAGGCGCCTGTCCTCGCCGCGATCCTGCTGGGCAAGACCGGGGTCGCCGCCGAGCGCGGCATCGATCTGGAGGTCGACCCCGCCTCCTCGGTCGAGGGGCTGCCGCTGGACGACAGCGAGCTGGTCACGGTGGTCGGCAACCTGCTGGACAACGCCTTCGACGCGGTGGCCTCGGCGGCGGAGCGCCGGGTCGTCGTACGCCTCGAGGCCGACGACCGCTGGCTGGCCCTCGACGTCGACGACAGCGGGCCGGGCCTCGACGCCGACGCGGCCGAACGGGCCTTCGAGCGCGGCTGGTCGACCAAGCCCGGCGACCCGACCGGACGCGGGCTCGGCCTGGCGCTGGTCGCCCAGGTCGCCCGACGGCACGGGGGCACGATCGAGGCGGGCCGGTCCGCGCTCGGCGGGGCGCGCTTCTCGGTGCGGCTGGGGGAGGAGCCGTGA
- a CDS encoding cation:dicarboxylate symporter family transporter, with the protein MSHPVSRPAPDASAPTRRDRTHFLYIAVVVAVALGVAVGFLAPDLGVALKPIGTAFVALIKMMISPIIFCTIVLGVGSVASATKVGKVGGLALGYFLVMSTFALATGLVVGNLLHPGSGLHINDEVAKAGAEQAAGAGTTTDFLLGIIPTSLLSSLTDGEVLETLLVALLVGFALQAMGATAQPVLRGVEHLQRVVFRVLSMIMWAAPVGAFAAMAAVVGETGMDALKSLAVIMLGFYATCALFVFGVLAFVLKVTTGVNIFKLLKYLAREFLLILSTSSSESALPRLIAKMEHAGVEQTTVGVVVPTGYSFNLDGTAIYLTMASLFIASAMGDPLALGEQISLLVFMVIASKGAAGVTGAGMATLAGGLASHRPDLVDGVGLIVGIDRFMSEARALTNFAGNAVATVVIGSWTGSLDKERMAAVLDGERPFDETTMLDDHASSPAVPAQTKEPALV; encoded by the coding sequence GTGTCCCACCCCGTCTCCCGGCCCGCGCCGGACGCCTCGGCGCCCACCCGGCGCGACCGGACCCACTTCCTCTACATCGCGGTCGTCGTCGCGGTCGCGCTGGGCGTGGCGGTCGGCTTCCTGGCCCCCGACCTCGGCGTCGCGCTCAAGCCGATCGGCACCGCGTTCGTCGCCCTGATCAAGATGATGATCAGCCCGATCATCTTCTGCACGATCGTCCTCGGCGTCGGCTCGGTCGCCAGCGCCACCAAGGTCGGCAAGGTCGGCGGGCTCGCGCTGGGCTACTTCCTGGTGATGTCGACCTTCGCCCTCGCGACCGGCCTGGTGGTCGGCAACCTGCTGCACCCGGGCTCGGGCCTCCACATCAACGACGAGGTCGCCAAGGCCGGGGCCGAGCAGGCCGCCGGCGCCGGGACCACCACCGACTTCCTCCTCGGGATCATCCCGACCTCGCTGCTGTCCTCGCTCACCGACGGCGAGGTCCTCGAGACCCTGCTCGTCGCGCTGCTCGTCGGCTTCGCCCTGCAGGCCATGGGCGCCACCGCCCAGCCCGTCCTCCGTGGGGTCGAGCACCTGCAGCGCGTGGTCTTCCGCGTCCTGTCGATGATCATGTGGGCCGCCCCCGTCGGCGCGTTCGCCGCGATGGCCGCCGTGGTCGGCGAGACCGGGATGGACGCGCTGAAGTCGCTGGCCGTGATCATGCTCGGCTTCTACGCCACCTGCGCGCTCTTCGTCTTCGGGGTCCTGGCGTTCGTGCTCAAGGTGACCACCGGGGTCAACATCTTCAAGCTGCTGAAGTACCTCGCCCGCGAGTTCCTGCTCATCCTCTCGACGTCCTCGTCGGAGTCGGCGCTGCCCCGCCTGATCGCCAAGATGGAGCACGCCGGGGTCGAGCAGACCACCGTCGGCGTCGTGGTCCCGACCGGCTACTCGTTCAACCTCGACGGCACCGCGATCTACCTGACCATGGCCTCGCTGTTCATCGCCTCCGCGATGGGCGACCCGCTGGCCCTGGGCGAGCAGATCTCGCTGCTGGTGTTCATGGTCATCGCCTCCAAGGGCGCCGCGGGCGTGACCGGCGCCGGCATGGCCACGCTCGCCGGGGGGCTCGCCTCGCACCGTCCGGACCTGGTCGACGGCGTCGGCCTCATCGTGGGCATCGACCGCTTCATGTCCGAGGCCCGCGCGCTGACCAACTTCGCCGGCAACGCCGTCGCGACCGTGGTCATCGGCTCCTGGACCGGGTCGCTGGACAAGGAGCGGATGGCGGCCGTCCTCGACGGGGAGCGGCCGTTCGACGAGACCACGATGCTCGACGACCACGCCTCGAGCCCCGCGGTCCCGGCGCAGACCAAGGAGCCCGCGCTGGTCTGA
- the typA gene encoding translational GTPase TypA encodes MTEPDHTPSTRRSDLRNVAIVAHVDHGKTTLVDAMLHQAGSFGAHEHVAERAMDSGELEREKGITILAKNTAVRYTGPSSGGEPMTINIIDTPGHADFGGEVERGLSMVDGIVLLVDASEGPLPQTRFVLRKALNADMPVVLVVNKVDRSDARISEVVDETYELFLDLLDDSHNPDALDFPVVYASAKAGRASLEQPEDGGMPDSPDLEPLFRTIVETIPAPVYDEGAPLQAHVTNLDASPFLGRLALLRVHQGTIRKGQQAAWMKRDGSQQNVKITELLMTQALERVPAESAGPGDIVAIAGIPEIMIGETLADPEEPKALPLITVDEPAISMTLGINDSPLAGKVKGHKVTARLVKDRLDRELVGNVSIKVVPTERPDTWEVQGRGELALAILVEQMRREGYELTVGKPQVVTREVDGKVHEPMERLTIDAPEEYLGAITQLLAVRRGRMEQMTNHGTGWVRMEFLVPARGLIGFRTEFLTTTRGTGIAHHVFQGYEPWAGEIRARSTGSLVADRAGAATAYAMTNLQERGTMFVEPTTEVYEGMIIGENSRADDMDVNITKEKQQTNIRSATSDNFEKLIPPRKLSLEQCLEFCREDECVEVTPQSVRIRKVVLDAHARAKTASRARRA; translated from the coding sequence GTGACTGAGCCTGACCACACCCCGTCCACCCGCCGCTCCGACCTGCGCAACGTCGCGATCGTGGCCCACGTCGACCACGGCAAGACGACCCTCGTCGACGCGATGCTCCACCAGGCGGGGTCGTTCGGCGCCCACGAGCACGTCGCCGAGCGCGCGATGGACTCCGGTGAGCTCGAGCGCGAGAAGGGCATCACGATCCTCGCCAAGAACACCGCGGTCCGCTACACCGGCCCGTCGTCCGGCGGCGAGCCGATGACGATCAACATCATCGACACCCCGGGCCACGCCGACTTCGGTGGCGAGGTCGAGCGCGGCCTGTCGATGGTCGACGGCATCGTGCTGCTGGTCGACGCCTCCGAGGGCCCGCTGCCCCAGACCCGCTTCGTGCTCCGCAAGGCGCTCAACGCCGACATGCCGGTCGTGCTCGTGGTCAACAAGGTCGACCGCTCCGACGCGCGCATCAGCGAGGTGGTCGACGAGACCTACGAGCTGTTCCTCGATCTGCTCGACGACTCCCACAACCCCGACGCGCTGGACTTCCCGGTCGTCTACGCCAGCGCCAAGGCCGGCCGCGCGAGCCTGGAGCAGCCCGAGGACGGCGGGATGCCCGACAGCCCCGACCTCGAGCCGCTGTTCCGCACGATCGTCGAGACCATCCCCGCCCCGGTGTACGACGAGGGGGCGCCCCTCCAGGCCCACGTCACCAACCTCGACGCCAGCCCGTTCCTCGGCCGGCTCGCGCTGCTCCGCGTCCACCAGGGCACGATCCGCAAGGGCCAGCAGGCCGCGTGGATGAAGCGCGACGGGTCGCAGCAGAACGTCAAGATCACCGAGCTGCTGATGACCCAGGCGCTCGAGCGCGTGCCGGCAGAGTCGGCCGGACCGGGTGACATCGTCGCGATCGCCGGCATCCCCGAGATCATGATCGGTGAGACCCTCGCCGACCCCGAGGAGCCCAAGGCCCTCCCGCTGATCACCGTCGACGAGCCGGCGATCTCGATGACGCTGGGCATCAACGACAGCCCGCTCGCCGGCAAGGTCAAGGGCCACAAGGTGACCGCGCGCCTGGTCAAGGACCGTCTCGACCGCGAGCTGGTCGGCAACGTGTCGATCAAGGTCGTCCCGACCGAGCGCCCCGACACCTGGGAGGTCCAGGGCCGTGGCGAGCTGGCGCTGGCGATCCTGGTCGAGCAGATGCGCCGCGAGGGCTACGAGCTGACCGTCGGCAAGCCGCAGGTGGTCACCCGCGAGGTCGACGGCAAGGTGCACGAGCCGATGGAGCGGCTGACCATCGACGCGCCTGAGGAGTACCTCGGCGCGATCACCCAGCTCCTCGCCGTCCGCCGCGGCCGCATGGAGCAGATGACCAACCACGGCACGGGCTGGGTGCGCATGGAGTTCCTCGTGCCCGCGCGTGGCCTGATCGGCTTCCGCACCGAGTTCCTCACCACGACGCGCGGCACGGGCATCGCCCACCACGTCTTCCAGGGCTACGAGCCGTGGGCCGGCGAGATCCGGGCCCGCTCCACCGGCTCGCTGGTGGCCGACCGGGCCGGCGCCGCGACGGCGTACGCCATGACCAACCTGCAGGAGCGCGGCACGATGTTCGTCGAGCCGACGACCGAGGTCTACGAGGGCATGATCATCGGCGAGAACTCCCGCGCCGACGACATGGACGTCAACATCACCAAGGAGAAGCAGCAGACCAACATCCGGTCCGCGACCTCCGACAACTTCGAGAAGCTGATCCCGCCGCGCAAGCTGAGCCTCGAGCAGTGCCTGGAGTTCTGCCGCGAGGACGAGTGCGTCGAGGTGACGCCGCAGTCGGTGCGCATCCGCAAGGTCGTGCTCGACGCCCACGCGCGCGCCAAGACCGCCTCGCGCGCCCGCCGCGCCTGA
- a CDS encoding SDR family NAD(P)-dependent oxidoreductase: MQIQDTAALVTGGASGLGAATATALAEAGATVFALDLAASIEKAGEAPAGIEYVEADVTDPASVSAAVARAVGSGKPLRTVVNCAGIGTAGRILSKGGHHDLDLYAKIIQINLIGSFNVLALAAEEIAKTEPDEQGQRGLVVNTASVAAFEGQIGQVAYASSKGGIVGMNLPAARDLAQFGIRVNTIAPGIIETPMLAGVEQKFRDALAEGVPFPKRLGRPDEYARLVLMLVEHDYLNGEVIRLDGALRMAPR; encoded by the coding sequence ATGCAGATCCAGGACACCGCCGCCCTCGTCACCGGGGGAGCCTCCGGGCTCGGCGCCGCCACCGCCACCGCGCTCGCGGAGGCCGGCGCGACGGTGTTCGCCCTCGACCTGGCCGCGAGCATCGAGAAGGCCGGCGAGGCTCCCGCCGGCATCGAGTACGTCGAGGCCGACGTCACCGACCCCGCGTCGGTGAGCGCCGCGGTCGCCCGGGCGGTCGGGTCGGGCAAGCCGCTGCGCACGGTGGTCAACTGCGCCGGCATCGGCACCGCCGGGCGGATCCTGTCCAAGGGCGGCCACCACGACCTCGACCTCTACGCCAAGATCATCCAGATCAACCTGATCGGGTCGTTCAACGTCCTGGCGCTCGCCGCGGAGGAGATCGCGAAGACCGAGCCCGACGAGCAGGGCCAGCGCGGGCTGGTCGTCAACACCGCGAGCGTGGCGGCGTTCGAGGGGCAGATCGGCCAGGTGGCCTACGCCTCCTCCAAGGGCGGCATCGTCGGGATGAACCTCCCCGCCGCGCGTGACCTGGCGCAGTTCGGCATCCGGGTCAACACGATCGCGCCGGGCATCATCGAGACCCCGATGCTCGCGGGCGTCGAGCAGAAGTTCCGCGACGCGCTCGCCGAGGGCGTCCCGTTCCCCAAGCGCCTGGGCCGTCCGGACGAGTACGCCCGCCTCGTCCTCATGCTCGTCGAGCACGACTACCTCAACGGCGAGGTCATCCGACTCGACGGCGCGCTGCGGATGGCCCCGCGCTGA